The nucleotide window TCAGATAGCACCATAACGCAATAAAGCTCCGTATTTTGTTGTCGCGCGAGAATATAGGGTATTCTGTCTCCAGTAACAAGAAGTACAGCAACAAGAGAAGTATTCGAACCTTAGCACAAAGAGCGCAATCCGATGAAAGTGAATGAGAAGCGAAAAATATTTGGACTGACCATGACCCGAAGGGCATGGAACAACGTTCTGGTTTACGTGATATTAATTATCATGGTGGTGTTTTGGTATGTCGCTCCGCCGGTTAAAGAAGAAGCGGATGACAGTATTGCGCAAGAGGCTGATTCGGGCGAGGTCATTGGCCTGATACCGAATGACGGAAATTTGAGAACAGTACAAATTGACCAGCTGAAGTTAGCGTTAAATGATGGACAATGGCAATGCCAGGCTCCATGTCGTTTATCGGAAAAAGCGGCCGCCAGCGTTGCTGAAAACTGGTTGGAATTAACCATGGCGCCAACCGAACAGCCAGCTGAAAATTTAATAACGGACGTTTATTTTGGTTTTATCGGGGGCGAAGAAGCGCGTATTGAGCTTTATGCAGAGCCCGAGCTGATGATCCGTATGCCAGCTCAGCAACAGAATTACCGTGTAATAGAATTTACTGCTAGTCAATTACTGGGCCATTAAGGAAGTTATCGATTTATGCCAGAGTTACCCGAAGTTGAAGTCAGCCGTTTAGGCATTTCTCCGCACATCGAAGGACGCACAATTAAGTCGGTTAAGGTTCACGATAAGCGCCTGCGCTGGCCGGTCCCTGAAACTGTGCATCAGGTTGAGGGGCACGTGCTGCGTTCGGTCAGCCGCCGCTCAAAATATTTGCTCTTACAAACGGATAACGGCTGCCTGATATTGCACCTGGGTATGTCGGGTAAGCTGCGCGTGGTTCCAGCCGAAACAATGCACTACAAACATGACCATATTGATATAGAGTTCGATAACGGCCAAACCCTGCGCTTAAATGATCCGCGGCGTTTTGGTGCTTTGCTTTACAGTGACGGTGATGTGAGCGGGCATGAGCTGCTAAGCCAGCTTGGCCCGGAACCGTTAACCGACGCGTTTAATATCGACTATTTATTTGAACGCTCACGCGGGCGTTCGCAGTCGGTAAAAACCTTTCTTATGGATAATAAAGTGGTCGTGGGTGTCGGTAATATTTACGCGAACGAGGCTTTGTTTAAGGCGGGTATCAACCCGAAACGAGCGGCCGGAAAAATCAGTAAAGTGCGCTACCAGAAACTGGTACCGATAATAAAAGAAACACTGGCAAGCGCGATAGAACTGGGCGGCACTACCTTAAAAGATTTCACCCAGGTGGACGGTAACCCGGGCTATTTCGCGCAAAAACTTCAGGTTTACGGGCGTGGCGGTAAGCTTTGCATGGTGTGCAGTAACAGATTGAAAGAAATTCGTCTGGGTCAGCGCAGCACCGTGTACTGCACCCAGTGCCAGCGCTAGTTTGGTTTTTAGCTCTTAGTTCTCGACAACCTTCAGCAATTCACTGACAAAGCGTTCCGGCTCCGAAATAAACGGAGCGTGTGCGCTCTTGGTGAATACCACCGCTTTTGATTGCGGCGCCAGAGCGGAAATATCGTCGATAGCGCGCTCCGGAACCAGGCTGTCCAGGCGTCCGTAAAAACGGTTAAAAGGCACTTCAATGTCGGGCAGCTGCCGACGCAAATCTGCAGTTTGTAATATGGCCAAGGACTGTTTCAGCACACCCTGGTCTGGCATTGGCTTGGTAAATATCAGCTGTTTTACTTGCTTAACCTGTTCGCGCGCGTCCTCGCTGCCCATAGCCTGAATCGCTAAAAAACGTTCAATGGTCTTTTTAAA belongs to Idiomarina sp. PL1-037 and includes:
- the mutM gene encoding bifunctional DNA-formamidopyrimidine glycosylase/DNA-(apurinic or apyrimidinic site) lyase, translated to MPELPEVEVSRLGISPHIEGRTIKSVKVHDKRLRWPVPETVHQVEGHVLRSVSRRSKYLLLQTDNGCLILHLGMSGKLRVVPAETMHYKHDHIDIEFDNGQTLRLNDPRRFGALLYSDGDVSGHELLSQLGPEPLTDAFNIDYLFERSRGRSQSVKTFLMDNKVVVGVGNIYANEALFKAGINPKRAAGKISKVRYQKLVPIIKETLASAIELGGTTLKDFTQVDGNPGYFAQKLQVYGRGGKLCMVCSNRLKEIRLGQRSTVYCTQCQR